The following proteins are co-located in the Xiphophorus maculatus strain JP 163 A chromosome 24, X_maculatus-5.0-male, whole genome shotgun sequence genome:
- the LOC111607589 gene encoding uncharacterized protein LOC111607589, whose translation MKKTIFYPGRRSVVFRKGPLGFLLQDPSPEAKKIKNNPSLWDKSEPKREDVVRQNALTVVRERGGDVTDVSEVLGDYSLQFGKYKGKCFRWLLENDAGYTLYLIRNLQKEEEAGICITESLSKVNLLTFVKYALSFKEIKDALDYEASKITAASSEDDQLVGFGSRAKSTWKEIWDGREDGYADFILKKSCLHGTRMQKLQQYLLKKQQSSSSQTNTPSGEPDKCLVMEEDEGLEAAMLNISPSKILSSKQAIDGLLQKHHGEKDILKVVDQEYAQIVHQAATDPNSMFHPTTKRHISGYVKHVAKLLNTSSAMNTSPEKLLDTQELWHSLTEGQPASVRVTTIQPDVFNPPAPASATPITAESLEKIVEGILQKQSQQSEQQQQKKKQTKRCLSCGQPKSRYETSGSSVHFFFQQGPVRYFYCSKKVYDTYAADGLSKPNMTFEEFSTTTFFQKELLETKKRVDERAEKKRKRTEPQPTGRVCRFCHMDLKQGPNSPHIHSGFPGVAGKYIYCPAKVLSMYKSQGMAKEMTWKEFCKSPFYEAERQRWVAEKKK comes from the exons ATGAAGAAGACCATTTTTTATCCAGGGAGACGAAGTGTGGTTTTCCGCAAGGGGCCTCTTGGCTTCCTTCTTCAGGATCCCTCTCCTGAGgccaagaagataaaaaataatcccaGTCTGTGGGACAAGTCTGAGCCTAAGAGAGAGGATGTTGTGCGGCAGAATGCTTTGACTGTGGTCCGGGAAAGAGGAGGGGATGTCACAGATGTGTCAGAGGTCCTGGGAGATTACAGCCTCCAATTTGGAAAGTACAAAGGGAAGTGTTTCCGATGGCTCTTGGAAAATGATGCAGGTTACACTTTGTACCTCATCAGAAACCtccagaaggaggaggaagctggGATCTGTATAACTGAGAGCCTTAGCAAAGTCAACCTGTTAACTTTTGTTAAATATGCTCTCAGTTTTAAAGAGATTAAAGATGCCCTGGACTATGAAGCCAGCAAAATTACAGCAGCCTCTTCTGAAGATGACCAGCTGGTTGGTTTTGGCTCTCGGGCCAAGAGCACTTGGAAAGAAATTTGGGATGGAAGAGAAGATGGCTATGCTGATTTCATACTGAAGAAGAGCTGCCTTCATGGGACCAGGatgcagaagctgcagcagtacCTGCTCAAGAAACAACAGTCCTCCTCCAGTCAAACCAACACACCATCCGGTGAACCAGATAAATGTCTGG TGATGGAGGAGGACGAAGGATTGGAGGCTGCAATGCTAAACATCTCACCCTCTAAAATCTTGAGCAGTAAACAGGCAATAGATGGCTTGCTTCAGAAACACCATGGGGAAAAAGACATCCTGAAAGTGGTAGATCAGGAGTATGCTCAGATTGTTCATCAGGCTGCCACGGATCCTAACAGCATGTTCCATCCAACTACTAAGCGACACATCTCTGGGTATGTGAAACATGTGGCAAAGCTCCTTAACACCAGTTCTGCAATGAATACAAGCCCTGAAAAACTACTGGACACACAGGAACTGTGGCACTCATTAACTGAGGGCCAGCCAGCTAGTGTTCGTGTGACCACCATCCAGCCCGATGTCTTCAACCCACCTGCTCCCGCTTCAGCAACACCAATTACAGCCGAATCCCTAGAAAAAATAGTGGAGGGAATTTTACAAAAGCAGAGTCAAcaatcagagcagcagcagcagaagaagaaacaaaccaaaaggtGTCTTTCTTGCGGACAGCCTAAGTCTCGTTATGAGACTTCTGGCTCCTCCGTTCACTTCTTCTTTCAGCAGGGGCCCGTTAGGTACTTTTACTGCTCTAAAAAGGTTTATGATACATACGCTGCAGATGGACTATCAAAGCCCAACATGACCTTTGAGGAGTTCTCCACCACCACTTTTTTCCAAAAGGAACTCCTGGAAACCAAGAAGCGGGTGGATGAGAgggctgaaaagaaaagaaaaagaacagaaccTCAGCCAACTGGCCGGGTTTGCAGGTTCTGCCACATGGACCTCAAACAAGGTCCCAACAGCCCACACATCCACTCTGGGTTCCCTGGTGTGGCAGGGAAATACATATATTGTCCTGCAAAGGTTCTGTCCATGTACAAGTCTCAGGGTATGGCTAAGGAGATGACTTGGAAGGAATTCTGCAAATCACCTTTTTATGAGGCAGAGCGACAAAGATGGgtggctgaaaagaaaaaataa
- the LOC102223602 gene encoding natural killer cell receptor 2B4-like isoform X1 — translation MRKRGQVQRIMSVFWTFFAVLLVYLMVQKSYAIVVYAKVGDSVVLHPGRSFDNITSISWGHEMSPVLEWFGQDIIPSKCYKGRSDVAKTTGSLIIHNLTVKDTGGYTPQINTLTLNPVVLKVIEPVPKPMVFLKCNVRRTLCDLTCKANTSSQFGPVTYKWEAGNKVVSTDNQLSLTEKDLSRAYTCKVKNPVSTSTSDEVAAPADKGFHPAAVAVPVVLVVLVLVVVGGYVKHRKEQKQAQNVEETIDETSAMSLKAVRRNGISLESIESTGVVSPALRKTNSQEGSSHDDEEQWLHDDQELQKQSLELQILTNV, via the exons GATCATGTCTGTTTTCTGGACTTTCTTTGCGGTTCTCCTTGTTTATTTAATGGTGCAGAAGAGTTATG CTATTGTGGTCTACGCAAAAGTGGGTGACTCAGTTGTCCTACATCCAGGTCGGAGTTTTGATAACATCACTTCCATTAGCTGGGGGCATGAAATGAGCCCTGTCTTGGAGTGGTTTGGACAGGACATTATTCCTTCCAAATGTTATAAAG GTCGCAGTGATGTGgcgaaaacaacaggaagtctgATCATCCACAACCTGACAGTCAAGGACACCGGCGGCTACACACCTCAGATTAACACCTTGACTCTTAACCCAGTGGTACTCAAGGTCATCG AACCGGTCCCAAAACCGATGGTGTTCTTAAAATGCAACGTTAGGCGAACCCTCTGTGACCTCACCTGTAAAGCCAACACCAGTTCTCAGTTTGGACCCGTCACGTATAAATGGGAAGCAGGAAACAAGGTGGTGTCCACTGATAATCAGCTGAGCTTAACAGAG AAAGATCTAAGTCGTGCTTACACCTGCAAGGTGAAAAACCCTGTTAGCACCTCGACCAGCGATGAGGTGGCTGCCCCTGCTGATAAAG GGTTTCATCCTGCAGCAGTGGCGGTACCAGTTGTGCTTGtagtcctggttctggttgtggttGGTGGCTATGTTAAGCACAGGAAAG agCAAAAACAAGCACAGAATGTTGAAGAAACCATTGATGAGACGTCTGCTATGAGCCTGAAAGCCGTGAGGAGAAATG GAATAAGTTTGGAAAGTATTGAAAGTACTGG AGTGGTCTCACCTGCATTGAGGAAGACAAACTCCCAAGAAGGAAGCTCCCATGATGATGAAGAACAATGGCTGCATGACGACCAGGAACTTCAGAAACAAAGCCTGGAGCTTCAAATTCTCACAAACGTCTAA
- the LOC102223602 gene encoding CD48 antigen-like isoform X2, whose product MSVFWTFFAVLLVYLMVQKSYAIVVYAKVGDSVVLHPGRSFDNITSISWGHEMSPVLEWFGQDIIPSKCYKGRSDVAKTTGSLIIHNLTVKDTGGYTPQINTLTLNPVVLKVIEPVPKPMVFLKCNVRRTLCDLTCKANTSSQFGPVTYKWEAGNKVVSTDNQLSLTEKDLSRAYTCKVKNPVSTSTSDEVAAPADKGFHPAAVAVPVVLVVLVLVVVGGYVKHRKEQKQAQNVEETIDETSAMSLKAVRRNGISLESIESTGVVSPALRKTNSQEGSSHDDEEQWLHDDQELQKQSLELQILTNV is encoded by the exons ATGTCTGTTTTCTGGACTTTCTTTGCGGTTCTCCTTGTTTATTTAATGGTGCAGAAGAGTTATG CTATTGTGGTCTACGCAAAAGTGGGTGACTCAGTTGTCCTACATCCAGGTCGGAGTTTTGATAACATCACTTCCATTAGCTGGGGGCATGAAATGAGCCCTGTCTTGGAGTGGTTTGGACAGGACATTATTCCTTCCAAATGTTATAAAG GTCGCAGTGATGTGgcgaaaacaacaggaagtctgATCATCCACAACCTGACAGTCAAGGACACCGGCGGCTACACACCTCAGATTAACACCTTGACTCTTAACCCAGTGGTACTCAAGGTCATCG AACCGGTCCCAAAACCGATGGTGTTCTTAAAATGCAACGTTAGGCGAACCCTCTGTGACCTCACCTGTAAAGCCAACACCAGTTCTCAGTTTGGACCCGTCACGTATAAATGGGAAGCAGGAAACAAGGTGGTGTCCACTGATAATCAGCTGAGCTTAACAGAG AAAGATCTAAGTCGTGCTTACACCTGCAAGGTGAAAAACCCTGTTAGCACCTCGACCAGCGATGAGGTGGCTGCCCCTGCTGATAAAG GGTTTCATCCTGCAGCAGTGGCGGTACCAGTTGTGCTTGtagtcctggttctggttgtggttGGTGGCTATGTTAAGCACAGGAAAG agCAAAAACAAGCACAGAATGTTGAAGAAACCATTGATGAGACGTCTGCTATGAGCCTGAAAGCCGTGAGGAGAAATG GAATAAGTTTGGAAAGTATTGAAAGTACTGG AGTGGTCTCACCTGCATTGAGGAAGACAAACTCCCAAGAAGGAAGCTCCCATGATGATGAAGAACAATGGCTGCATGACGACCAGGAACTTCAGAAACAAAGCCTGGAGCTTCAAATTCTCACAAACGTCTAA
- the cd58 gene encoding lymphocyte function-associated antigen 3 isoform X1: protein MFAFWTVSAVLLLFFTQDRGSARLIYAKVGDFVVLHPGQTFDSILAVTWKHNMNNIMEWSGAGTTCLRGFIGRCGFDKSTGSLIINHLTVEDTGNYNAEIDGKILDQIELWVIIPVPKPTVSIECNKDKSHCNLTCKANITSHFGPVMYRWEAGGKLLSNKMKLMLTKNNMEYSYVCTLLNPFSNSSSDKVTYPVSPKGIHPAALAVPVVVVVLALVAIGGYIRHKKEQKQAQNVEEAIDETSANGLKAVTESGISLESIESIGVCSGPVRKFSSALEHYLQDEEEQWVQHHPEYRKLSRELREFRLHRDL from the exons ATGTTTGCTTTCTGGACTGTTTCTGCTGTGCTCCTTCTTTTCTTCACGCAGGACAGAGGCAGTG cTCGTCTGATCTACGCAAAAGTTGGTGACTTTGTTGTCCTGCATCCAGGTCAGACCTTTGATTCCATATTGGCCGTAACCTGGAAGCACAACATGAACAACATCATGGAGTGGTCTGGAGCTGGTACAACTTGTTTAAGAGGTTTTATTG GCCGCTGTGGTTTTGACAAATCAACTGGAAGTTTGATCATCAACCATCTGACAGTAGAGGACACTGGCAACTACAACGCTGAGATTGACGGCAAGATTCTTGATCAGATAGAGCTCTGGGTTATCA TACCGGTCCCAAAACCCACAGTGTCCATAGAATGCAACAAGGATAAGAGCCACTGTAACCTCACCTGTAAAGCCAACATCACTTCTCATTTTGGACCCGTCATGTATAGATGGGAAGCAGGAGGCAAGCTGCTGTCCAATAAAATGAAGCTGATGTTAACAAAG AATAACATGGAGTACTCCTACGTCTGCACGTTGCTAAACCCCTTTAGCAACTCGTCCAGTGATAAGGTGACTTACCCTGTTAGCCCTAAAG GGATTCATCCTGCAGCACTGGCTGTACCAGTTGTGGTTGTGGTCCTGGCTCTGGTTGCGATTGGTGGCTATATTAGGCACAAGAAAG aGCAAAAACAAGCACAGAATGTTGAAGAAGCCATTGATGAGACGTCTGCTAACGGCCTGAAAGCCGTGACAGAAAGTG GAATAAGTTTGGAAAGTATTGAAAGTATTGG AGTGTGCTCAGGTCCAGTACGGAAGTTCAGCTCTGCACTAGAACATTATCTCCAAGATGAAGAAGAACAGTGGGTGCAGCACCATCCGGAGTACAGGAAGTTAAGCCGCGAGCTGCGGGAATTCCGGCTTCATAGAGACCTCTAA
- the cd58 gene encoding lymphocyte function-associated antigen 3 isoform X2, with protein MFAFWTVSAVLLLFFTQDRGSGQTFDSILAVTWKHNMNNIMEWSGAGTTCLRGFIGRCGFDKSTGSLIINHLTVEDTGNYNAEIDGKILDQIELWVIIPVPKPTVSIECNKDKSHCNLTCKANITSHFGPVMYRWEAGGKLLSNKMKLMLTKNNMEYSYVCTLLNPFSNSSSDKVTYPVSPKGIHPAALAVPVVVVVLALVAIGGYIRHKKEQKQAQNVEEAIDETSANGLKAVTESGISLESIESIGVCSGPVRKFSSALEHYLQDEEEQWVQHHPEYRKLSRELREFRLHRDL; from the exons ATGTTTGCTTTCTGGACTGTTTCTGCTGTGCTCCTTCTTTTCTTCACGCAGGACAGAGGCAGTG GTCAGACCTTTGATTCCATATTGGCCGTAACCTGGAAGCACAACATGAACAACATCATGGAGTGGTCTGGAGCTGGTACAACTTGTTTAAGAGGTTTTATTG GCCGCTGTGGTTTTGACAAATCAACTGGAAGTTTGATCATCAACCATCTGACAGTAGAGGACACTGGCAACTACAACGCTGAGATTGACGGCAAGATTCTTGATCAGATAGAGCTCTGGGTTATCA TACCGGTCCCAAAACCCACAGTGTCCATAGAATGCAACAAGGATAAGAGCCACTGTAACCTCACCTGTAAAGCCAACATCACTTCTCATTTTGGACCCGTCATGTATAGATGGGAAGCAGGAGGCAAGCTGCTGTCCAATAAAATGAAGCTGATGTTAACAAAG AATAACATGGAGTACTCCTACGTCTGCACGTTGCTAAACCCCTTTAGCAACTCGTCCAGTGATAAGGTGACTTACCCTGTTAGCCCTAAAG GGATTCATCCTGCAGCACTGGCTGTACCAGTTGTGGTTGTGGTCCTGGCTCTGGTTGCGATTGGTGGCTATATTAGGCACAAGAAAG aGCAAAAACAAGCACAGAATGTTGAAGAAGCCATTGATGAGACGTCTGCTAACGGCCTGAAAGCCGTGACAGAAAGTG GAATAAGTTTGGAAAGTATTGAAAGTATTGG AGTGTGCTCAGGTCCAGTACGGAAGTTCAGCTCTGCACTAGAACATTATCTCCAAGATGAAGAAGAACAGTGGGTGCAGCACCATCCGGAGTACAGGAAGTTAAGCCGCGAGCTGCGGGAATTCCGGCTTCATAGAGACCTCTAA